A window of the Arachis duranensis cultivar V14167 chromosome 5, aradu.V14167.gnm2.J7QH, whole genome shotgun sequence genome harbors these coding sequences:
- the LOC107490450 gene encoding uncharacterized protein LOC107490450 gives MNPKVLFLFGLLLNLVSNSFQNPNPKTPNSKISKAHVELTNYGFPVGLLPATTVLGYAVNDTSGDFSVRLGGACKITLPPDNYIATYSKTIKGKIVKGKIAELDGIRVRAFFKWWSITGIRSSGDDIVFEVGMVTAKYPSKNFDQSPPCEGQHSSS, from the coding sequence aTGAATCCCAAAGTTCTCTTCCTCTTCGGACTTCTCCTAAATCTCGTTTCCAATTCGTtccaaaaccctaaccctaaaaccCCAAATTCGAAGATATCAAAGGCTCATGTTGAGCTCACGAACTATGGCTTTCCAGTGGGGTTATTGCCGGCGACAACCGTGTTGGGCTACGCCGTGAACGACACTTCCGGCGATTTCTCCGTCAGGCTCGGCGGCGCGTGCAAGATCACGCTCCCGCCGGACAACTACATCGCCACGTACTCCAAAACCATCAAGGGGAAGATCGTGAAGGGGAAAATTGCGGAGCTTGATGGGATTAGGGTTCGCGCGTTCTTCAAGTGGTGGTCCATCACGGGAATAAGGTCCTCCGGTGACGACATTGTTTTCGAAGTCGGAATGGTCACCGCCAAGTACCCGTCAAAGAACTTCGACCAGAGCCCCCCTTGCGAGGGACAACACTCCTCTTCCTGA